In a genomic window of Carassius carassius chromosome 43, fCarCar2.1, whole genome shotgun sequence:
- the LOC132125106 gene encoding transcription initiation factor TFIID subunit 4-like, producing the protein MMSLRFPQCLSSKTTHALCAFLKRLSKMAGVPDPLEDMLYSEVDEKAVSDLVGSLESQLGGQNKAAGPQGNTRRPSNALNPHLGKLLPAQVATTLEQQRQPERNLEGNSQENGPDRIPASGAVPSTANLPSTSANPVTAANRLQYHSSNPSTCSSDAAPTDSHPKTNHIASAVQSVPARIQTVNGSSGMLNSSVIASAPASVNGIDIVSGVGNVKSNMSAPTSTNTAFLPAQPNSTLPHANVSLDSQANPTIALHRPPNTITSVVHNGGDPKVSGLPVQGTGLVPFTNTEPKSDPQNQIKAIVPNQLPGTPVGLHPSTSAQIIVSSSPVVTSLPVASTPSALAKPAATALVGQPTTLLRPGAPIQGTVTATPLQRPGAPTTQLIVRPQQQTTIQLPPGFTIPPGMVLVRTEAGQLALVPQQVLAQAKAQNQNKGTLSPRPATPTAGTTFRVTTPVAQQKTAVVTITSAQKPTTTVITAGARVQPAPQTVLKPSVTPPSPISTSAAAPANRGPVLSQEMQENVKKCKNFLATLIKLASHNSPSPETSRNVKALVQDLLDAKIEPEEFTNRLQMELKSSPQPYLIPFLKKSLPALRLTLLNSQQSLTQLSQTSTTSTPLTVNTIKAPAPSTLPTSVSTIRPAAALAPTTTMAVKRPGVQATPTRMPVVITQTLRAQGPVGTPLQLRSPMGVAAQAAANQKQKLNDPGGGTFRDDDDINDVASMAGVNLNEENARILATGSELVGTQIRSCKDEAFLPASLLHKRLLETAKKFGVTEMSMETVTLISHATQSRLRSVLEKVSAVAQHRVDSCKDEDLYEQTSDVRTQLKFFEQLEKIEKQRKDDEERELLMKAAKSRSRQEDPEQARLKQKAKEMQQQELAQMRQRDANLTALAAIGPRKKRKLDSPGASAGAEFPVGSSGSATGSTSSSTSSVRQSHQRITRVNLRDLIFCLEQERTTARSMLLYKALLK; encoded by the exons ATGATGTCATTACGTTTCCCACAATGCCTCAGCAGCAAAACAACGCACGCGCTGTGCGCGTTTCTCAAGCGTCTCTCAAAGATGGCGGGCGTCCCTGATCCACTGGAAGATATGCTCTACTCCGAAGTGGACGAAAAAGCCGTCAGTGACCTCGTAGGCTCGTTGGAATCGCAGTTGGGTGGACAAAACAAGGCGGCCGGTCCTCAAGGCAACACTAGGAGACCCTCAAACGCGCTAAATCCACACTTGGGGAAATTGCTGCCCGCCCAAGTAGCAACAACACTGGAGCAGCAGCGACAGCCAGAGCGAAACCTGGAGGGAAACTCTCAAGAGAACGGTCCGGACAGGATACCGGCGTCTGGGGCTGTCCCGTCCACCGCGAACCTACCCAGCACCTCCGCGAATCCGGTTACAGCCGCGAACCGGTTGCAATATCATTCATCAAACCCATCAACTTGTTCAAGTGACGCAGCACCAACAGACTCTCACCCCAAAACAAACCACATCGCCTCTGCTGTCCAGTCGGTTCCCGCCAGAATACAGACTGTGAACGGAAGCAGTGGCATGTTAAACTCTTCTGTTATCGCTTCTGCTCCTGCTTCTGTAAACGGTATTGACATTGTTTCAGGTGTAGGTAATGTTAAAAGCAACATGTCTGCTCCTACTAGTACAAATACTGCTTTTTTGCCTGCTCAGCCCAACAGCACACTGCCACATGCAAATGTGTCACTAGATAGTCAAGCAAACCCCACCATTGCACTGCACAGGCCTCCTAACACCATCACAAGTGTCGTACACAACGGAGGTGACCCCAAAGTCTCAGGATTGCCTGTGCAGGGCACCGGGCTTGTGCCGTTCACAAACACAGAGCCCAAATCTGACCCTCAAAACCAGATTAAAGCCATCGTCCCGAACCAGCTCCCCGGAACCCCTGTTGGGTTGCACCCCAGCACGTCCGCTCAGATTATAGTGTCGTCCAGCCCGGTGGTGACCTCACTTCCTGTGGCAAGCACGCCCTCTGCCCTTGCAAAGCCAGCAGCGACTGCTCTCGTAGGACAACCAACGACCCTGTTGAGACCCGGTGCGCCCATCCAGGGGACGGTGACTGCGACACCCCTGCAGCGTCCAGGGGCTCCTACGACCCAGCTGATCGTCAGACCGCAGCAACAGACTACCATTCAGTTACCTCCGGGATTCACCATACCTCCAG GTATGGTGCTGGTACGCACGGAGGCCGGTCAGCTGGCATTGGTTCCTCAGCAGGTCCTGGCCCAGGCCAAAGCTCAGAACCAAAATAAAGGCACCCTGTCACCAAGACCTGCTACACCCACTGCTGGAACCACTTTCAGAGTCACCACACCTGTTGCCCAG CAGAAGACAGCAGTGGTAACGATTACCTCGGCTCAGAAGCCCACCACCACAGTCATTACAGCAGGGGCCCGTGTGCAGCCTGCGCCACAGACAGTTCTCAAGCCCTCTGTGACCCCTCCGAGTCCCATCAGCACCTCTGCTGCTGCCCCAGCTAACAGAGGCCCTGTCCTCTCTCAG GAAATGCAAGAGAATGTAAAGAAGTGCAAGAACTTCCTAGCAACACTCATCAAACTGGCATCCCATAATTCCCCCTCGCCGGAAACATCTCGGAATGTGAAGGCACTAGTGCAGGATCTGCTG GATGCGAAAATCGAGCCTGAGGAGTTTACAAATCGCCTGCAGATGGAGCTGAAATCATCTCCTCAACCGTACCTGATCCCTTTTCTGAAG AAAAGCCTGCCTGCTCTGCGTCTGACTCTTCTGAACTCCCAGCAGTCTTTAACTCAGCTGTCTCAGACCTCTACTACATCCACCCCACTGACGGTGAACACCATTAAAGCTCCAGCGCCGAGCACACTGCCCACCTCCGTGTCTACCATCCGCCCGGCTGCTGCCCTGGCTCCCACTACCACCAT GGCTGTTAAGAGGCCTGGGGTTCAGGCTACTCCGACACGGATGCCAGTGGTGATTACACAGACACTTCGTGCTCAAG GTCCTGTTGGGACACCCTTGCAACTGAGGAGCCCCATGGGTGTGGCTGCTCAAGCGGCAGCCAATCAGAAACAGAAGCTGAATGACCCTGGGGGTGGGACTTTCAG GGATGATGACGACATCAATGACGTGGCGTCCATGGCTGGTGTGAACCTAAATGAGGAGAACGCCCGTATCTTGGCTACGGGTTCGGAGCTGGTGGGCACTCAGATCCGTTCCTGTAAGGACGAGGCCTTCCTTCCTGCCAGCCTGCTCCACAAACGTCTCCTGGAGACTG CCAAGAAGTTCGGCGTGACGGAGATGTCAATGGAGACGGTCACTCTCATTTCTCACGCCACTCAGTCCAGGCTGCGCTCCGTCCTGGAGAAAGTCTCGGCTGTTGCACAACACCGTGTTGACTCCTGCAAA GATGAGGATCTGTACGAGCAGACGTCGGATGTGCGGACCCAGCTGAAGTTCTTTGAGCAGCTGGAGAAGATTGAGAAGCAGAGGAAAGATGACGAAGAACGGGAGCTGCTAATGAAAGCCGCGAAA AGTCGCTCAAGGCAGGAGGATCCTGAACAGGCTCGGCTTAAACAGAAAGCTAAAGAG ATGCAGCAGCAGGAACTCGCCCAGATGAGACAGCGAGATGCCAACCTCACAGCCCTTGCCGCCATCGGACCCCGCAAGAAACGCAAGCTTGACTCTCCTGGGGCCTCAGCAGGTGCAGAG